In the genome of bacterium, one region contains:
- the hemW gene encoding radical SAM family heme chaperone HemW, whose protein sequence is MPPLSLYIHLPFCIHKCGYCDFNSYALDTLLEKGHAGDNWAADYAGALIAELEARARAYRLGGRSVQSVFFGGGTPSLFPPAETGRILETIRRLFGLENDAEITVEANPGAADAGRFEMLREMGVNRISIGVQTFDDAALRRLDRVHTGEEARAAFRSARAAGFGNISLDLMFGIPFQDIAAAEADLASAIALGPEHLSAYELTIEPGTAFHARQARGELAGLPDEDTALEMWGLRDRMLEGAGYRRYE, encoded by the coding sequence ATGCCACCCCTATCGCTCTACATCCATCTTCCCTTCTGCATCCACAAGTGCGGCTACTGCGACTTCAACTCCTACGCCCTGGACACCCTCCTCGAAAAAGGCCACGCCGGGGACAACTGGGCAGCGGACTACGCAGGAGCGCTGATCGCCGAACTGGAGGCCCGCGCGCGCGCCTATCGTCTCGGCGGGCGATCGGTTCAGAGCGTATTCTTCGGGGGCGGCACCCCCTCTCTTTTTCCCCCGGCGGAAACCGGCCGCATTCTTGAAACCATCCGCCGGCTTTTCGGCCTTGAGAACGATGCCGAGATCACGGTGGAAGCCAATCCCGGGGCGGCCGACGCCGGGCGCTTCGAGATGCTGCGGGAGATGGGGGTGAACCGGATCAGCATCGGGGTGCAGACCTTCGATGACGCCGCTCTCCGCCGCCTTGATCGCGTCCATACGGGCGAGGAAGCCCGCGCCGCGTTCCGCTCCGCCCGCGCCGCCGGATTCGGAAACATCTCGCTCGATCTGATGTTCGGAATCCCTTTCCAGGATATTGCCGCCGCGGAGGCCGATCTGGCGTCCGCCATCGCGCTCGGGCCCGAGCACCTCTCGGCCTACGAACTCACCATCGAGCCCGGCACCGCCTTTCACGCCCGGCAGGCCCGCGGAGAGCTGGCGGGGCTCCCGGACGAGGACACCGCGCTCGAAATGTGGGGGCTTCGCGACCGGATGCTCGAAGGGGCCGGCTACCGGCGCTATGAGAT